A region from the Lolium perenne isolate Kyuss_39 chromosome 4, Kyuss_2.0, whole genome shotgun sequence genome encodes:
- the LOC139838818 gene encoding uncharacterized protein: MYAQHHDGVEEAPATAALGAAENAQALVHSSEIREEERRPAPPSRSFLIQINGEENQHGDSDHTDEGVDWMDLPLDMFRVILDRLDAFGIHSFPLLFSVEVEGLRYERWIGGKDEWIVTIGQEGNFFKLLNLITGYSITLPDNLQGYPSFDHVQLCRAPTQAEPDDYFSIAISARMLAYTMAGNDHWITLENPDEPWLTYSDAIIYGDKIIAICRSGNLWSWGLDEGGENPMLLLRSCVDTLGWKQFDFILAPSVNRNILIVSPHGDYAPLRWGSRPSFDSSSHLNFLVDGAVIHEVDMDTQSIEEIRDIGDRALFVGPNYPLYVPVSLPSGDLKRNHVYIANVSDDDAIAIDLSLVDLPDNVSLINYSGLENNYQVPMWFRPAFP, encoded by the exons ATGTATGCGCAGCACCATGACGGCGTGGAGGAAGCACCTGCGACTGCAGCTCTGGGGGCGGCGGAGAACGCGCAGGCACTCGTGCACTCGTCAGAGATACGGGAGGAGGAGAGGCGCCCGGCTCCACCCTCACGGTCGTTTCTCATTCAGATCAACGGGGAGGAGAATCAACACGGAGATTCGGACCACACTG ATGAAGGCGTTGATTGGATGGATCTTCCACTGGATATGTTCCGTGTCATACTTGATCGCCTCGATGCCTTCGGCATCCACAGTTTCCCTTTG TTGTTCTCGGTTGAGGTGGAGGGCCTGAGATATGAGAGATGGATAGGCGGCAAAGATGAATGGATAGTGACCATTGGTCAAGAAGGCAACTTCTTCAAGCTTCTGAATCTTATCACAGGATATTCCATCACTTTGCCTGACAATTTGCAAGGGTACCCTTCATTTGACCACGTACAACTGTGTCGTGCTCCCACTCAAGCTGAACCTGATGATTATTTTTCCATTGCCATATCAGCCAGAATGCTAGCTTATACTATGGCCGGGAATGATCACTGGATTACATTGGAGAATCCTGATGAGCCCTGGCTGACTTATTCTGATGCTATAATTTATGGAGATAAAATTATCGCCATCTGTAGGAGCGGAAACTTGTGGTCATGGGGTTTGGATGAAGGAGGGGAAAATCCTATGCTACTGCTAAGGTCATGTGTTGACACTCTAGGGTGGAAGCAATTTGATTTTATTCTGGCACCATCTGTCAACCGCAATATTCTTATTGTCAGCCCGCATGGCGACTATGCTCCTCTTAGATGGGGAAGCAGACCATCATTTGATAGCAGCAGCCATTTGAACTTCCTGGTGGATGGGGCTGTGATTCACGAGGTGGACATGGATACCCAAAGCATAGAAGAAATCCGTGATATTGGTGATCGGGCCTTATTTGTAGGGCCAAACTATCCATTATATGTTCCCGTGTCATTGCCCTCTGGAGATTTAAAGAGAAATCATGTATACATTGCTAATGTGTCAGATGATGATGCTATTGCCATAGATCTGAGTCTGGTGGATCTTCCTGACAATGTATCCTTGATCAACTACTCTGGGCTAGAAAATAACTATCAGGTGCCGATGTGGTTCCGACCAGCTTTCCCTTGA